In Propionicimonas paludicola, a single window of DNA contains:
- a CDS encoding bifunctional methylenetetrahydrofolate dehydrogenase/methenyltetrahydrofolate cyclohydrolase: MSAQKLDGKAAAAAIKAELSQRVAALAARGVRPGLGTVLVGDDPGSHSYVGMKHRDCAEVGITSIRVDLPADASAAQVAESITALNEDPACTGYIVQLPLPRHLDENAMLTLIDPAKDADGLHPINLGKLVLNEPAPLPCTPRGIVELLRRHQIELAGAEVCVVGRGITVGRPLGLILTRRSENSTVTLCHTGTRDLAAHTRRADIVVAAAGVPGLITAEKIAEGAVVLDVGVSRVDGKLAGDVAADVWEKASWVAPNPGGVGPMTRAMLLSNVVDRAEALAR, encoded by the coding sequence ATGAGCGCGCAGAAGCTGGACGGCAAGGCCGCGGCCGCGGCGATCAAGGCCGAACTCAGCCAGCGGGTGGCCGCATTGGCTGCTCGCGGCGTCCGTCCGGGTCTGGGGACGGTGCTGGTCGGTGACGATCCGGGCAGCCACTCCTACGTGGGGATGAAGCACCGCGACTGCGCCGAGGTGGGGATCACCTCGATTCGGGTGGACCTGCCCGCGGACGCGTCTGCGGCCCAGGTGGCCGAGTCGATCACGGCGCTGAACGAGGACCCGGCCTGCACCGGTTACATCGTCCAGCTGCCGCTGCCTCGGCACCTGGACGAGAACGCCATGCTGACCCTGATCGACCCGGCCAAGGATGCCGACGGCCTGCACCCGATCAACCTGGGCAAGCTGGTCCTCAACGAGCCGGCCCCGCTGCCCTGCACCCCGCGCGGCATCGTCGAACTGCTGCGCCGGCACCAGATCGAGCTGGCCGGTGCCGAAGTCTGCGTGGTCGGCCGCGGGATCACCGTGGGACGCCCGCTGGGGCTGATCCTGACCCGGCGCAGCGAGAACTCCACGGTCACCTTGTGCCACACCGGCACCCGTGACCTGGCCGCGCACACCCGGCGGGCCGACATCGTGGTGGCCGCAGCCGGCGTCCCCGGCCTGATCACCGCCGAGAAGATCGCCGAGGGCGCCGTGGTCCTCGACGTCGGGGTCAGTCGGGTGGACGGCAAGCTGGCCGGCGATGTCGCCGCCGATGTCTGGGAGAAGGCGTCCTGGGTGGCGCCGAACCCCGGTGGGGTCGGGCCGATGACTCGAGCCATGCTGTTGTCCAATGTGGTCGACCGCGCGGAGGCGCTGGCCCGATGA
- a CDS encoding DUF3017 domain-containing protein: protein MTAPEAPKPAKGPVQAVLGQWPLALVLTGVALGLLVVAVTGHWRIGCTVIGSAVTLGGVLRLMLPKGQVGLLAVRNRLIDTVLLLGSGVGILLLTSGLFR from the coding sequence ATGACCGCTCCCGAGGCGCCCAAGCCGGCCAAGGGCCCGGTCCAGGCCGTGCTCGGCCAGTGGCCGCTGGCCCTGGTGCTCACCGGGGTGGCGCTCGGTCTGCTGGTGGTGGCCGTCACCGGCCACTGGCGGATCGGCTGCACAGTGATCGGCTCGGCGGTCACTCTGGGCGGCGTCCTGCGGCTGATGCTGCCGAAGGGACAGGTCGGCCTGCTGGCCGTCCGCAACCGGCTGATCGACACCGTCCTGCTGCTGGGCAGCGGGGTCGGAATCCTCCTGCTCACCTCGGGGCTCTTCCGCTGA
- a CDS encoding aspartate aminotransferase family protein yields MTSRAVSKPIDRARIAELTAIEQQRLDQRTSASKAMYVEATKHLSGGVASSYQGRDPWPIYIDRGEGPKIWDIDGTEYYDFHNGFGSMVQGHAHPAIGAAVAARYPLGTHFGCAVPDSVVVADELAARWGLPKWRFTNSGSESTMDAIRIARAFTGRDTVMKIFGSYHGHHDTVMVSIGVPYDSIGDRENYASLSYGAGIPQAVVDMTVAVPFNDAPAMERRIQRLEKEGRLPACVIMEAAMMNLGVVLPEPGYLEAVREITTRYGIVLIFDEVKTGLCVAPGGATDRFGVLPDLVTLAKSLGGGLPSGAIGGSEEVMAIVESGKVYQVGTYNGNPLSMAAARASLEQVLTPAGYARLDQLNDKILTGAREIIARYDLPGYAVGIGSKGCVTFSEVPVRDYESYKENQDVPLTELTWLWNMNRGIFATPGREEEWTLSVTHTDESIDHYLAVFDELAAALRA; encoded by the coding sequence ATGACCTCACGCGCAGTATCGAAGCCCATTGACCGTGCCCGGATCGCCGAGCTGACCGCGATCGAGCAGCAGCGGCTCGACCAGCGGACGTCCGCCTCGAAGGCGATGTACGTCGAAGCAACCAAGCACCTGTCCGGGGGAGTCGCCTCCTCCTACCAGGGACGCGACCCGTGGCCGATCTACATCGACCGGGGCGAAGGCCCCAAGATCTGGGACATCGACGGCACCGAGTACTACGACTTCCACAACGGCTTCGGCTCGATGGTTCAGGGCCATGCGCACCCGGCCATCGGTGCTGCCGTGGCCGCCCGCTACCCGCTGGGCACCCACTTCGGTTGTGCCGTCCCGGACAGCGTGGTGGTGGCCGACGAACTGGCCGCGCGCTGGGGGCTGCCGAAGTGGCGCTTCACCAACTCCGGCTCGGAGTCGACAATGGACGCCATCCGGATCGCCCGCGCCTTCACCGGCCGGGACACCGTGATGAAGATCTTCGGCTCCTACCACGGCCACCACGACACGGTGATGGTGTCGATCGGCGTCCCCTACGACTCGATCGGGGACCGGGAGAACTACGCGTCGCTGTCCTACGGGGCCGGCATTCCGCAGGCCGTGGTCGACATGACCGTCGCCGTGCCGTTCAACGATGCCCCGGCCATGGAGCGCCGGATCCAGCGGCTGGAGAAGGAGGGCCGGCTGCCGGCCTGCGTGATCATGGAAGCCGCCATGATGAACCTCGGCGTGGTGCTGCCCGAGCCGGGCTACCTGGAGGCGGTCCGCGAGATCACCACCCGCTACGGCATCGTCCTGATCTTCGACGAGGTGAAGACCGGCCTGTGCGTGGCACCGGGCGGGGCCACCGACCGCTTCGGAGTGCTGCCCGACCTGGTCACCTTGGCCAAGTCGCTGGGCGGCGGTCTGCCGTCCGGGGCGATCGGCGGCAGTGAAGAAGTGATGGCCATCGTCGAGAGCGGCAAGGTCTACCAGGTGGGCACCTACAACGGGAACCCGCTGTCGATGGCCGCGGCCCGGGCGTCCCTGGAGCAGGTGCTGACCCCGGCCGGCTATGCCCGGTTGGATCAGCTCAACGACAAGATCCTCACCGGCGCCCGCGAGATCATCGCCCGCTACGACCTGCCCGGCTATGCGGTCGGGATCGGTTCGAAGGGCTGTGTCACCTTCTCCGAGGTTCCCGTCCGCGATTACGAGTCCTACAAGGAGAATCAGGACGTCCCGCTGACCGAGCTGACCTGGCTGTGGAACATGAACCGGGGCATCTTCGCCACCCCGGGCCGCGAGGAGGAGTGGACGCTCTCGGTGACCCACACCGACGAGTCGATCGACCACTACCTGGCCGTCTTCGACGAGCTGGCTGCTGCGCTGCGCGCCTGA
- a CDS encoding AMP-binding protein yields MTGRPATPATHAVREVRDFLLANRTDYQATVDGFHWPELSEFNFALEWFDVVAGEHPDRAAVTIVCADLVARSWTYAELSARSNQVANWLLSLGVRRGSTLIVMLNNTIELWEIMLGIYKIGAVAIPTSTLLSAADLAYRVDHGGAAAVVAPAALSERLTGLDDQVIRIGLGPDLPSGWFSLHDSAAASSDFTPDGPTPAGDPSLLYFTSGTTSRPKLVRHTQVSYPVGHLSTMWWLGVQPGDVHLNISSPGWGKHAWSNFFAPFLAQATVFVFNYDRFDAGNLMKVMDAHQVTTFCAPPTVWRMLIQADLTQLSHPPRELLGAGEPLNPEVIAKVRAAWGGTIRDGFGQTEMTCCIGNGPGQAVKDGSMGRPMPGYPVVLLDPTSGAPRSDEGEICLDLSQPILGLMDGYHNDPLMTAEACRDGYYHTGDIASMDADGYLTYVGRADDVFKASDYKISPFELESILLEHPYVTEVAIVPSPDPLRAAVPKAFVCLVADAAERQAEAARAIFEHARTRLSAYQRIRILEFVSELPKTISGKIRRVELREREAVRVQANDSTAQFWERDFR; encoded by the coding sequence ATGACCGGCCGCCCCGCCACCCCCGCCACCCATGCAGTCCGGGAAGTCCGCGACTTCCTCCTGGCGAACCGCACCGACTATCAGGCGACTGTCGACGGCTTCCATTGGCCCGAACTGAGCGAGTTCAACTTCGCTCTGGAGTGGTTCGACGTGGTCGCCGGCGAGCACCCCGATCGGGCTGCGGTCACCATCGTCTGCGCCGATCTGGTGGCTCGGTCGTGGACCTACGCCGAGCTCTCCGCGCGCTCCAACCAGGTGGCCAACTGGCTGCTCAGCTTGGGGGTACGCCGCGGCTCGACCCTGATCGTGATGCTGAACAACACCATCGAGCTGTGGGAGATCATGCTCGGCATCTACAAGATCGGTGCCGTCGCGATCCCGACCTCCACCCTGCTGTCGGCCGCCGACCTGGCCTATCGGGTCGATCACGGTGGAGCCGCCGCCGTGGTGGCGCCCGCCGCGCTCAGCGAGCGGCTCACCGGCCTGGACGATCAGGTGATCCGGATCGGCCTCGGGCCCGACCTTCCCTCCGGCTGGTTCTCCCTGCACGACTCGGCCGCGGCCTCGTCCGACTTCACCCCGGACGGGCCGACTCCGGCCGGCGATCCGAGCCTGCTCTACTTCACCTCGGGCACCACCTCGCGTCCCAAGCTGGTCCGACACACCCAGGTCTCCTACCCGGTCGGCCACCTGTCGACCATGTGGTGGCTGGGAGTGCAGCCCGGCGACGTGCACCTGAACATCTCCTCCCCCGGCTGGGGCAAGCATGCCTGGAGCAACTTCTTCGCACCGTTCCTGGCCCAGGCCACCGTCTTCGTGTTCAACTACGACCGCTTCGACGCCGGCAACCTGATGAAGGTGATGGACGCCCACCAGGTGACCACCTTCTGCGCGCCGCCGACCGTGTGGCGAATGCTGATCCAGGCCGACCTGACCCAGCTGTCCCATCCGCCGCGCGAGCTGCTCGGTGCCGGCGAGCCGCTGAACCCCGAAGTCATCGCCAAGGTCCGGGCCGCCTGGGGCGGCACCATCCGGGACGGCTTCGGCCAGACCGAGATGACCTGCTGCATCGGCAACGGCCCTGGCCAGGCGGTCAAGGACGGCTCGATGGGACGTCCGATGCCGGGCTACCCGGTGGTGCTGCTGGATCCCACCAGCGGGGCGCCGCGCAGCGATGAGGGTGAGATCTGCCTGGACCTGTCCCAGCCGATCCTCGGCCTGATGGACGGCTACCACAACGACCCGCTGATGACCGCCGAGGCCTGCCGGGACGGCTACTACCACACCGGCGACATCGCCTCGATGGACGCCGACGGCTACCTCACCTATGTGGGCCGGGCCGACGACGTCTTCAAGGCGTCGGACTACAAGATCTCCCCGTTCGAGCTGGAGTCGATCCTGCTCGAGCACCCCTACGTGACCGAAGTGGCGATCGTGCCCAGCCCCGACCCGCTGCGGGCGGCGGTGCCGAAGGCCTTCGTCTGCCTGGTGGCCGATGCCGCCGAGCGCCAGGCCGAGGCCGCCCGGGCCATCTTCGAGCACGCCCGGACCCGGCTGTCGGCCTACCAGCGGATCAGGATCCTCGAGTTCGTCAGCGAGCTGCCCAAGACCATCTCGGGCAAGATCCGCCGGGTCGAACTGCGCGAACGCGAGGCCGTCCGGGTGCAGGCGAACGACAGCACCGCGCAGTTCTGGGAGCGCGACTTCCGCTGA
- a CDS encoding TetR/AcrR family transcriptional regulator, giving the protein MSGSAASRVVDAAAELFAERGYQATTTRQLAERAGVNEVSVFRGFGNKQGVLAAVVGRVVAEQPGRAASELTGLSLREAVTALAQREVTNGLRDGGLMTRLAFEARTVPEVAELFAGGPQANLAAMAAFFADRQRAGQVRPDLAAETVAEAFFSLTSSFVIMRTVLGFEAGSDAQVEQSVAGLVELFLSGAEAHR; this is encoded by the coding sequence ATGAGCGGTTCAGCCGCCAGCCGGGTGGTGGACGCGGCCGCCGAGCTCTTTGCCGAGCGCGGATACCAGGCCACGACGACCCGGCAGCTGGCCGAACGGGCCGGCGTCAACGAGGTCAGCGTTTTTCGTGGCTTCGGCAACAAGCAGGGCGTCCTGGCTGCCGTGGTCGGACGGGTGGTCGCCGAACAGCCCGGTCGGGCCGCGTCCGAGCTGACCGGGCTGTCGCTGCGCGAGGCGGTGACCGCACTGGCCCAGCGCGAGGTGACCAACGGACTGCGCGACGGCGGCCTGATGACCCGGCTGGCCTTCGAGGCCCGGACGGTTCCCGAGGTGGCCGAGCTGTTCGCCGGCGGTCCGCAGGCCAACCTGGCCGCCATGGCCGCCTTCTTCGCCGACCGGCAGCGAGCCGGCCAGGTGCGTCCGGATCTGGCCGCCGAGACCGTTGCCGAAGCCTTCTTCAGCCTGACCTCCAGCTTCGTGATCATGCGCACGGTGCTCGGCTTCGAGGCGGGTTCGGACGCGCAGGTCGAGCAGTCGGTGGCCGGGCTGGTCGAGCTGTTCTTGAGTGGAGCGGAGGCTCACCGGTGA
- a CDS encoding helix-turn-helix transcriptional regulator gives MKRTERLHAMSELLRRRGNRGCTAQRLAAEFGVSVRTVKRDLAALESSGTPIWSRPGPGGGYGLAGRTNLPPISLTPAQAVALFAAVSAAPDAPYSDLAAAAVGKVVDVLDPSTRARAHQLARRVWVNAGPPTLRTVRSAIEEAMADQRVVRIRFTDKNGVTTTRDVEPVIFASANGEWHLIGWCRLRNAIRWFRLTRIDRARVTAEPCTGHTVDELGTPLASARPVDGETE, from the coding sequence GTGAAGCGAACCGAGCGACTGCATGCCATGTCGGAGCTGTTGCGCCGCCGCGGCAATCGCGGGTGCACCGCGCAGCGACTGGCCGCGGAGTTCGGGGTGTCGGTGCGCACCGTCAAGCGCGACCTGGCCGCCCTCGAGAGCAGCGGGACGCCGATCTGGTCGCGGCCAGGCCCTGGCGGCGGCTACGGCTTGGCCGGACGGACGAACCTGCCCCCGATCAGCCTGACCCCGGCTCAGGCGGTGGCCCTGTTCGCGGCTGTCTCCGCCGCCCCGGACGCTCCTTACTCCGATCTGGCCGCTGCCGCGGTCGGCAAGGTCGTCGACGTGCTGGATCCGAGCACCCGCGCCAGAGCCCATCAGCTGGCCCGCCGGGTGTGGGTCAACGCCGGCCCGCCCACGCTGCGGACGGTGCGCTCGGCCATCGAGGAGGCCATGGCCGACCAGCGAGTCGTCCGGATCCGCTTCACCGACAAGAACGGCGTCACCACCACCCGCGACGTTGAGCCGGTGATCTTCGCCTCGGCCAACGGCGAATGGCATCTGATCGGCTGGTGCCGGCTGCGTAATGCCATCCGCTGGTTCCGGCTGACCCGGATCGACAGGGCCCGGGTGACCGCCGAGCCGTGCACAGGGCACACCGTCGATGAACTCGGCACTCCTCTGGCCTCGGCCCGGCCGGTGGACGGCGAGACCGAGTGA
- a CDS encoding alpha/beta fold hydrolase, whose product MTTQQSTSPIVLIPGHWLGAWAWDEVEDHLSSEGHPARALTLPGLDPDDPDRRSRTLDDQADAIVAALRQAGASAERPAVIVGHSGANGPISLVAERHPELIGRLIWVDSGPLAPGSAFAPDAPDQLTELPLPPFDELRQQASLDGLSPEALDRFRLRAVPEPGPVLRQRIELVNDGRRAIPTTLVCCSISGAQVMELAAAGHPMFAEVATLQQVDVIDLPTGHWPMWSRPAELAQLIGAIADRTPAQ is encoded by the coding sequence ATGACCACACAGCAGAGCACCTCGCCCATCGTCCTGATCCCCGGCCACTGGCTGGGCGCCTGGGCCTGGGATGAGGTTGAAGACCACCTCTCATCGGAAGGCCATCCGGCCCGCGCCCTCACCCTTCCCGGCCTTGATCCCGACGACCCGGATCGACGCTCGCGCACCCTCGACGACCAGGCCGACGCCATCGTCGCGGCGTTGCGACAGGCCGGAGCCAGTGCCGAGCGGCCGGCGGTGATCGTGGGGCACAGCGGCGCCAACGGCCCGATCAGCCTGGTCGCCGAGCGGCACCCCGAGCTGATCGGCCGGCTGATCTGGGTCGACAGCGGTCCACTGGCCCCCGGCAGCGCCTTCGCACCGGACGCGCCGGATCAGCTCACCGAGCTGCCGCTGCCGCCGTTCGATGAGTTGCGGCAGCAGGCCAGCCTGGACGGGCTGAGCCCCGAAGCCCTGGATCGGTTCCGCCTCCGGGCCGTCCCCGAACCCGGGCCGGTGCTGCGGCAACGGATCGAGCTGGTCAACGACGGCCGCCGGGCCATCCCCACCACGCTGGTGTGCTGCTCCATCTCCGGTGCACAGGTGATGGAGCTGGCTGCCGCCGGGCACCCGATGTTCGCCGAGGTGGCAACGCTGCAGCAGGTGGACGTGATCGACCTGCCCACCGGGCACTGGCCGATGTGGAGCCGTCCGGCCGAGCTTGCCCAGCTCATCGGTGCGATCGCGGACCGCACACCCGCGCAGTGA
- a CDS encoding GNAT family N-acetyltransferase — translation MTTCTRLIAASDAPALTRLVQANRAFLEPWEPDRGESYFTEIEQRRLIDAVLVAHAAGSTEPRVILDESGRVVGRINLNNIVRGPFQSASVGYWLDEASGGRGLMGRAVAEIVDFAFSELGLHRLEAGTIPQNHRSQAVLQRAGFVRFGYAPKYLQIAGAYTDHILFQRLADD, via the coding sequence GTGACCACCTGCACCCGCCTGATTGCAGCCTCCGATGCCCCCGCACTGACCCGACTTGTGCAAGCCAACCGCGCCTTCCTCGAACCGTGGGAGCCCGATCGCGGGGAGAGCTACTTCACCGAGATCGAGCAACGCCGGCTCATCGATGCTGTGCTGGTGGCCCACGCCGCCGGCAGCACCGAGCCACGAGTGATCCTCGATGAGTCCGGACGAGTGGTCGGCCGGATTAACCTCAACAACATCGTCCGCGGCCCGTTCCAGAGCGCCAGCGTCGGCTACTGGCTCGACGAGGCCAGCGGCGGTCGCGGGTTGATGGGACGAGCGGTCGCCGAGATCGTTGATTTCGCCTTCTCCGAGCTGGGCCTGCATCGCCTTGAGGCCGGGACGATTCCGCAGAATCACCGCTCACAAGCTGTGCTGCAGCGCGCTGGGTTCGTCCGCTTCGGCTACGCGCCGAAGTACCTGCAGATCGCCGGCGCCTACACCGATCACATCCTGTTCCAGCGCCTCGCCGACGACTGA
- a CDS encoding FlgD immunoglobulin-like domain containing protein, with product MTPKSLFGVLVGGACALALTVGMAPPLAHADTGDLTVPRVKAAGSVRPIFVSGDGSTTSDVVARFRGGYWWSGDTGRTWSAAKLPYLACDAADSNCELEADYGRVAGGLVPMVSSNTSEVRTYSLATNAVVATLALSGGQQYEAGAGNLVVAGAEGAPTKSLVAVDTGAVIKTITTPTGYAQRAVTMDGDGSIIVLRTQDGVTGSDLISIPASGDEKTLAHFSSNEPSVDSPTLIDGLFTYLWWDPEAKLCAVGTGAGDPAVSCRATTGLEAGFVVAYGAGVLLMPDGDSLPGYWFARSGLSLGDPVKLNGAKNARVAPVSDSSYPLVARGTASGTELVRLADPKAPAPVVVDEAVVWAPVTGLALTPTALVGTDDRGSDSTAWVRSIGSRVGSERILSTTARGSALASGGRWAVVNGESLKLYDRGALTKTVTGLALADPRRQSGPYLLADIARRTPQTTSPVPVTSIVDPSGKITEVPTSVDIFGGLTLDWVSNGKYRVVDRTGSGIATRSITLPLSDTDEWWYGKALIWGDWVAVEKNPDSGPNQVIAVNYRTNPSKLYTRTGHLEALSEAGAVIWDGEKDTLWNLAQDSLISLPSTGTIGAIDGQRVVLVEDTKLTIRKLGNLPTSAPRLLGITAPRKWARGWKANIDLTKPVKAGHLEIRNAAGKLVRSIAVPASADGSIRAVGWNGKTSAGAQAPADIYSLWLTSAATDGSGKVVRVDGSKGSLGSVVVGTPAVRGAAPKIKGSAVDGQTLTVDISGWKPGGTANSYQWLRNGAPIAKATASSYQLGSADLGAKISVKVTATKASYTSLTKTSAPVGPVLKKLVVTGTPVISGKAVVGQKLKADTAAVTWTPASAQVKYQWLAGGVPIKKATTSSLTLKAAQLGKVITLRITVTAPGYGPVSVTSAATVKVARLP from the coding sequence GTGACTCCGAAGAGTCTTTTCGGTGTGCTGGTCGGTGGCGCGTGCGCGCTTGCCCTGACTGTGGGGATGGCTCCGCCTCTCGCCCACGCCGACACCGGCGATCTCACTGTGCCGAGGGTCAAGGCGGCCGGGTCGGTGCGTCCGATCTTCGTCTCTGGCGATGGCAGCACCACCAGCGATGTGGTCGCCCGCTTCCGGGGCGGCTACTGGTGGTCCGGTGACACCGGCCGCACGTGGAGCGCGGCCAAGCTGCCGTATCTGGCTTGCGACGCCGCCGACAGCAACTGCGAGCTCGAGGCCGACTACGGACGGGTGGCCGGCGGGCTGGTCCCCATGGTCAGCTCGAACACGTCGGAGGTGCGGACCTACTCCCTTGCCACGAACGCAGTGGTGGCGACCCTCGCACTGTCCGGCGGTCAGCAGTATGAGGCTGGTGCGGGCAACCTGGTGGTGGCCGGAGCCGAGGGCGCGCCGACCAAGTCGCTGGTCGCCGTCGACACTGGCGCCGTGATCAAGACCATCACCACGCCGACCGGGTATGCACAGCGGGCGGTCACGATGGATGGCGACGGGTCGATCATCGTCCTGCGTACCCAGGACGGAGTCACGGGCAGCGACCTGATCTCGATCCCCGCCTCGGGGGACGAGAAGACGCTGGCCCATTTCTCGTCCAATGAGCCCAGCGTGGACTCACCAACCCTCATCGATGGGCTCTTCACCTATCTGTGGTGGGATCCCGAAGCCAAGCTCTGTGCTGTGGGAACCGGTGCCGGCGATCCGGCGGTGTCGTGCCGGGCGACCACGGGCCTGGAGGCCGGCTTCGTGGTCGCGTATGGCGCAGGCGTGCTGCTGATGCCCGACGGTGACAGCCTGCCGGGGTACTGGTTCGCTCGCTCAGGGCTGAGCCTGGGCGACCCGGTGAAGCTGAACGGTGCCAAGAACGCACGCGTCGCTCCGGTGAGTGATTCGAGCTATCCGCTGGTGGCTCGCGGCACCGCATCGGGCACGGAGCTGGTGCGGCTGGCCGACCCGAAGGCCCCGGCGCCGGTCGTGGTCGACGAGGCCGTCGTATGGGCACCGGTCACCGGCCTGGCGCTGACTCCGACCGCACTTGTGGGGACCGACGATCGCGGCTCCGACAGCACCGCCTGGGTGCGCTCGATCGGCTCTCGCGTCGGTTCGGAGCGGATCCTGAGTACCACTGCCCGAGGCAGCGCGTTGGCGTCGGGTGGACGCTGGGCCGTCGTCAACGGGGAGAGCCTGAAGCTGTACGACCGGGGCGCGTTGACCAAGACCGTCACCGGCCTGGCGCTCGCCGACCCGCGGCGGCAGAGCGGGCCGTACCTGCTCGCCGACATCGCCCGGCGCACTCCGCAGACGACCTCTCCGGTCCCGGTCACCAGCATCGTCGACCCCAGCGGCAAGATCACCGAAGTGCCGACATCGGTGGACATCTTCGGCGGGCTGACCCTGGACTGGGTGTCGAACGGGAAGTACCGCGTGGTGGACCGTACTGGCTCGGGAATCGCCACCAGGTCGATCACCCTGCCGCTGTCCGACACTGATGAGTGGTGGTACGGAAAGGCATTGATCTGGGGCGACTGGGTGGCGGTGGAGAAGAACCCGGACTCCGGCCCCAACCAGGTGATCGCCGTCAACTACCGGACCAACCCCAGCAAGCTCTACACCCGCACCGGTCATCTGGAGGCGTTGAGCGAGGCCGGTGCCGTGATCTGGGATGGCGAGAAGGACACCCTGTGGAACCTCGCGCAGGACTCCCTGATCAGCCTCCCGAGTACCGGCACGATCGGCGCGATCGACGGCCAGCGAGTCGTCCTGGTGGAGGACACCAAGCTCACCATCCGTAAGCTCGGCAACCTGCCCACGTCGGCTCCGCGGCTCCTGGGCATCACCGCCCCTCGGAAGTGGGCCCGCGGCTGGAAGGCCAACATCGACCTCACCAAGCCGGTGAAGGCCGGTCATCTGGAGATCCGCAATGCCGCCGGCAAGCTGGTGCGCAGCATCGCGGTCCCGGCCAGCGCCGATGGCTCCATTCGGGCCGTCGGCTGGAATGGGAAGACCTCGGCGGGCGCACAGGCCCCGGCCGATATCTACTCCCTCTGGCTGACGAGTGCGGCCACCGACGGCAGCGGCAAGGTCGTCCGAGTGGACGGCTCGAAGGGCAGTCTGGGCTCGGTGGTGGTCGGTACCCCGGCAGTGCGTGGTGCCGCGCCGAAGATCAAGGGCTCGGCGGTGGACGGGCAGACCCTCACCGTCGACATCAGCGGCTGGAAGCCGGGCGGAACGGCCAACAGCTACCAGTGGCTGCGCAACGGGGCCCCCATCGCCAAGGCCACGGCGAGCTCCTATCAGCTGGGCTCGGCCGACCTGGGCGCCAAGATCTCGGTGAAGGTCACCGCAACCAAGGCGTCCTACACCTCGCTGACCAAGACCTCTGCGCCGGTCGGTCCGGTCCTGAAGAAGCTTGTCGTCACCGGGACACCGGTCATCTCGGGCAAGGCGGTGGTCGGCCAGAAGCTGAAGGCCGACACGGCGGCCGTGACCTGGACGCCGGCCTCGGCCCAGGTGAAGTATCAGTGGCTCGCCGGTGGCGTACCGATCAAGAAGGCCACCACGTCCAGCCTGACCCTGAAGGCCGCGCAGCTCGGCAAGGTCATCACCCTGCGGATCACCGTGACCGCGCCGGGGTACGGGCCGGTCTCGGTGACCTCTGCGGCTACCGTGAAGGTCGCGCGGCTGCCGTGA
- a CDS encoding malate dehydrogenase: protein MSKTPVKVAVTGAAGQICYSLLFRIASGALLGPDQPVELRLLEITPALKALQGVVMELDDCAFPLLSKVEIGDDAKKVFDGVNLAMLVGARPRTAGMERGDLLSANGAIFTAQGKALNEVAADDIKVLVTGNPANTNALIAMSNASDIPNERFAALTRLDHNRAITQVAQKAGVAVTSVSHMTIWGNHSATQYPDLFHAQIDGKNAAEVINDQAWIADTFIPTVAKRGAAIIEARGSSSAASAANATVECLHDWALGTPAGDWTSMAIPSDGSYGVPEGLISSFPVTIADGKVSIVQGLELDAFSKAKIDASVAELADERAAVTELGLI, encoded by the coding sequence GTGAGCAAAACCCCTGTGAAGGTCGCAGTCACCGGCGCTGCCGGCCAGATCTGCTACAGCCTGTTGTTCCGCATCGCCAGCGGCGCCCTGCTCGGCCCCGATCAGCCCGTAGAGCTTCGTCTGCTCGAAATCACCCCCGCTCTGAAGGCGCTGCAGGGTGTGGTCATGGAGCTGGACGACTGCGCGTTCCCGCTGCTGAGCAAGGTCGAGATCGGCGACGACGCCAAGAAGGTCTTCGACGGCGTGAACCTGGCCATGCTGGTCGGCGCTCGTCCGCGTACCGCGGGCATGGAGCGCGGCGACCTGCTCAGCGCCAATGGCGCCATCTTCACCGCGCAGGGCAAGGCCCTCAACGAGGTCGCCGCCGATGACATCAAGGTGCTGGTGACCGGCAACCCGGCCAACACCAACGCGCTGATCGCCATGAGCAACGCCTCCGATATCCCCAACGAGCGGTTCGCCGCCCTCACCCGGCTCGACCACAACCGGGCGATCACCCAGGTTGCGCAGAAGGCCGGCGTCGCGGTCACCTCGGTCAGCCACATGACCATCTGGGGCAACCACTCCGCCACCCAGTACCCGGACCTGTTCCACGCACAGATCGACGGCAAGAACGCCGCCGAGGTGATCAACGACCAGGCCTGGATCGCCGACACCTTCATCCCGACCGTCGCCAAGCGCGGTGCGGCGATCATCGAGGCCCGCGGCTCGTCCTCGGCGGCTTCGGCTGCCAATGCCACCGTCGAGTGCCTGCACGACTGGGCGCTGGGCACCCCGGCCGGCGACTGGACCTCGATGGCCATCCCGTCCGACGGCTCCTACGGCGTGCCGGAGGGCCTGATCTCGTCCTTCCCGGTCACCATCGCCGACGGCAAGGTCTCGATCGTCCAGGGCCTCGAGCTGGACGCGTTCTCCAAGGCCAAGATCGACGCCTCGGTCGCCGAACTCGCCGACGAGCGGGCAGCGGTCACCGAACTCGGCCTGATCTGA